A region from the Triticum aestivum cultivar Chinese Spring chromosome 3D, IWGSC CS RefSeq v2.1, whole genome shotgun sequence genome encodes:
- the LOC123079614 gene encoding sorting nexin 2B, whose amino-acid sequence MMAAESPATANHPADQHLETLALDSPSAASAAASTDPLLHPPPSPSPPSARAAAANGDPFVEENGEDESPPILPTPDSPVVSREPSPLSYQITVTDPKKHDEAATGAAGVIPGSGSYFSYLVTTRAADGSEFRVRRRFRDVVTLADRLAATHRGLFVPARPDKSIVEGQVMQRHEFVNQRCVAVQRYLCRIAAHPTVSRSDDFHTFLTDPSGIPTSEGESPRFNPAITAASPTAVTTPTTPTKGGRDFFGMFKDLKQTVANGLMAVRPPPVEEETDAKFLFHKAKLEQLEQQLAATSQQAEAFAKAHEDFRTTTAHLGMTFVKLAKFEKDQSTCSSHRTRAVNINNFANAVVKVSRSQTKLDAEIVKHLDTIHKYLETMTSVHNAFTDRSNALLHIQSLSSDLFALHNRVAKLESVSSRGIDQERTRYQKVEELKETIRTSEDAKSHARKEYELIKENNMNEIKRFNKEIRQDLVEMMKGFVTSQVAQSDNIASIWAKLAEDTKGYADRSS is encoded by the exons atgatggccgccgagtcccCGGCGACGGCGAACCACCCCGCCGACCAACACCTCGAGACCCTCGCCCTCGATTCCCCATCTGCCGCATCGGCCGCTGCTTCTACCGACCCACTGCTCcaccctcctccctccccctcgccCCCCTCCGCTCGCGCCGCGGCCGCGAACGGCGACCCGTTCGTCGAAGAGAACGGTGAGGATGAATCCCCTCCGATCCTCCCCACCCCCGACTCCCCGGTCGTTTCCCGCGAGCCGTCACCGTTGTCCTACCAGATCACCGTCACCGACCCCAAGAAGCACGATGAGGCCGCCACCGGAGCGGCGGGCGTCATCCCTGGCTCCGGCAGCTACTTCTCCTACCTCGTCACCACCCGGGCCGCCGACGGCAGCGAGTTCCGCGTGCGGCGGCGCTTCCGCGACGTGGTGACCCTCGCCGACCGCCTCGCGGCCACCCACCGCGGCCTCTTCGTCCCGGCGCGCCCCGACAAGAGCATCGTGGAAGGGCAGGTCATGCAGCGGCATGAATTCGTGAACCAGCGCTGCGTCGCGGTCCAGCGCTACCTCTGCCGCATCGCCGCGCACCCCACCGTCAGCCGGAGCGACGACTTCCATACCTTCCTCACTGATCCTAGCGGTATTCCGACCTCCGAGGGTGAGTCTCCCAGGTTCAACCCCGCGATTACTGCCGCCTCGCCGACGGCTGTTACTACACCAACGACGCCTACAAAGGGCGGGCGAGACTTTTTTGGTATGTTCAAGGACCTGAAGCAGACGGTCGCGAATGGGTTGATGGCGGTGAGGCCGCCTCCAGTGGAGGAGGAGACTGACGCAAAGTTCCTCTTCCACAAGGCCAAGCTCGAGCAATTGGAGCAGCAACTCGCAGCGACATCTCAGCAG GCAGAGGCGTTTGCTAAAGCTCATGAGGATTTTAGAACAACTACAGCTCACTTGGGAATGACATTCGTTAAGCTGGCGAAATTTGAAAAGGACCAATCTACATGCAGTTCTCACAGAACTCGAGCTGTTAATATTAACAATTTTGCAAATGCTGTTGTCAAAGTCAGCAGGTCTCAGACAAAACTGGATGCTGAAATTGTGAAACATCTG GACACTATCCATAAATACCTGGAGACGATGACTTCTGTCCACAATGCATTTACTGATCGCTCTAATGCTTTGCTCCATATCCAAAGTCTATCATCAGACTTATTTGCTTTGCACAACCGGGTGGCGAAACTTGAATCTGTGTCATCAAGAGGAATAGATCAGGAGAGGACGAGGTATCAGAAGGTTGAAGAACTGaaagaaacaataagaacatcagaAGACGCGAAAAGTCATGCACGCAAAGAGTATGAACTTATCAAG GAAAACAACATGAATGAAATTAAGAGATTTAATAAAGAGATACGCCAGGATTTGGTGGAGATGATGAAAGGCTTTGTAACAAGTCAG GTTGCACAGTCAGACAATATTGCTAGTATATGGGCAAAGTTAGCAGAAGACACAAAGGGATACGCGGACAGGAGCAGCTGA